One Pseudomonas fluorescens genomic region harbors:
- the phoU gene encoding phosphate signaling complex protein PhoU, whose product MISKEGLTHHISAQFNAELEEVRSHLLAMGGLVEKQVNDAVTALIEADSGLAQQVREIDDQINQMERNIDEECLRILARRQPAASDLRLIISISKSVIDLERIGDEATKIARRAIQLCEEGEAPRGYVEVRHIGDQVRNMVRDALDAFARFDADLALSVAQYDKIIDREYKTALRELATYMMEDPRSISRVLSIIWVLRSLERIGDHARNISELVIYLVRGTDVRHMGLKRMKEEVEGTSAETANVPGEADDK is encoded by the coding sequence ATGATTTCCAAAGAAGGCCTTACCCATCACATCTCTGCGCAGTTCAACGCTGAACTGGAGGAAGTGCGCAGCCACCTCCTTGCCATGGGCGGGCTGGTGGAGAAGCAGGTCAACGACGCGGTCACCGCGCTGATCGAGGCCGACTCGGGCCTGGCTCAGCAGGTGCGCGAGATCGATGACCAGATCAATCAGATGGAACGCAACATCGACGAAGAATGCCTGCGCATTCTCGCTCGTCGTCAGCCGGCGGCGTCGGACTTGCGGCTGATCATCAGCATTTCCAAATCGGTGATCGACCTTGAGCGCATCGGCGACGAAGCGACCAAGATCGCCCGCCGTGCCATCCAGCTGTGCGAGGAAGGTGAAGCGCCGCGCGGTTACGTCGAGGTTCGCCACATCGGAGACCAGGTGCGCAACATGGTTCGTGACGCGCTGGACGCGTTTGCCCGCTTCGATGCCGATCTGGCGTTGTCAGTGGCGCAGTACGACAAGATCATCGACCGCGAATACAAAACCGCGCTGCGTGAGCTGGCCACCTACATGATGGAAGATCCGCGCTCCATCTCGCGGGTTCTGAGCATCATTTGGGTGCTGCGTTCGCTGGAGCGCATCGGCGATCACGCGCGCAACATCTCCGAATTGGTTATCTATCTGGTGCGCGGCACCGATGTACGCCACATGGGCCTCAAGCGCATGAAGGAAGAAGTTGAAGGCACAAGCGCTGAAACCGCTAATGTTCCGGGCGAAGCTGACGATAAGTAA